From Pseudomonas sp. CCI4.2, one genomic window encodes:
- the aroQ gene encoding type II 3-dehydroquinate dehydratase, which produces MATLLVLHGPNLNLLGTREPGLYGAVTLAQINQDLEQRARDGGHHLLCLQSNAEYELIDRIHAARDEGVDFILINPAAFTHTSVALRDALLAVSIPFIEVHLSNVHKREPFRHHSYFSDVAVGVICGLGASGYRLALEAALEQLEQQAMRP; this is translated from the coding sequence ATGGCGACGCTACTGGTTCTCCACGGGCCTAACCTGAACCTGCTCGGCACTCGTGAACCGGGCCTATACGGGGCGGTAACGTTGGCGCAGATCAATCAGGATCTGGAACAACGGGCCCGCGATGGCGGCCATCATCTGCTGTGCCTACAAAGTAATGCCGAATACGAATTGATCGACCGTATCCACGCGGCTCGTGATGAGGGCGTGGACTTCATTTTGATCAATCCCGCAGCTTTTACGCACACAAGCGTCGCATTACGTGACGCGTTGCTGGCAGTGAGCATCCCATTCATCGAAGTGCATCTCTCTAACGTGCACAAACGCGAACCTTTCCGCCATCACTCTTACTTCTCCGATGTAGCGGTGGGAGTGATCTGCGGCCTTGGCGCCAGCGGTTATCGACTGGCCCTGGAGGCCGCCCTGGAACAGCTTGAACAACAAGCTATGCGCCCCTGA
- the accB gene encoding acetyl-CoA carboxylase biotin carboxyl carrier protein: protein MDIRKVKKLIELLEESGIDELEIREGEESVRISRHSKTPAQQYYAPAPMAAPVAAPVAAPVVAEAPAAPKLNGTVVKSPMVGTFYRTPAPTSPAFVEVGQTIKKGDTICIVEAMKMMNHIQAETSGVIESILVENGQPVEYDQPLFTIV, encoded by the coding sequence ATGGATATCCGTAAAGTTAAGAAATTGATCGAATTGCTGGAAGAGTCCGGCATCGATGAGCTTGAAATTCGTGAAGGCGAAGAGTCTGTACGTATCAGCCGTCACAGCAAGACCCCTGCTCAGCAGTATTACGCGCCTGCGCCAATGGCCGCCCCGGTTGCGGCGCCAGTCGCTGCTCCCGTTGTCGCCGAAGCACCGGCTGCGCCGAAACTGAACGGCACCGTGGTCAAGTCGCCTATGGTGGGTACGTTCTACCGCACCCCGGCACCGACGTCCCCTGCGTTCGTTGAAGTGGGCCAGACCATCAAGAAAGGCGACACCATCTGCATCGTCGAAGCCATGAAAATGATGAACCACATCCAGGCTGAAACGAGCGGTGTGATCGAATCCATTCTGGTAGAAAACGGTCAGCCGGTTGAGTACGACCAGCCGCTGTTCACCATCGTTTGA